Genomic DNA from Selenomonas sp. oral taxon 126:
TGTATAAGGATACGGAGATTGAGTCGCCGTACAACACCTATCAGAATGTCGGGCTACCGCCGGGACCGATTGCGAGTCCCGGGACGGCATCGCTGAACGCCGTGCTGCATCCTGCGGACACGGATTATCTGTACTTTGTCGCCGATCGCAACGGCAACAATTACTATGCAACGAATTATGCGGATCATCTCGTGCTGGTCGATCAGGCGCGCTGACGGAGGCTGATGAATGAAGAAACCTGAGCTGCTCGCGCCCGCAGGGACGATGGAGAAGCTGCAGATGGCGCTCGCCTACGGCGCGGATGCGGCGTATCTCGGCGGCACGCAGTTCGGGCTGCGCGCGTTTGGCGGAAATTTCACGAACGATGAGATACGGGCTGCCGTGCAGCTGGCACACGGTATGGGGCGAAAAGTCTATGTGACGGTCAATGTATTCCCGCACAATGACGATCTCGTGTCACTGCCGGACTATCTGCGCTTTCTCGCGGAGGCTGGGGTGAACGCAGTACTCGTCGCCGATCTCGGCGTGTTCATGTGCGCGCGTGAGGTTGCACCTGCGCTGCCCGTACACATCAGCACGCAGGCAAACAATGTGAACTGGCGCACGGTGCGTGCGTGGCAGGAGCTCGGTGCAGCGCGCGTCGTGCTCGCACGCGAACTCTCGCGCGAGGAGATACGGGAGATTCGGCGGCAGACGGATGTGGAGTTGGAACTCTTTGTGCACGGTGCGATGTGCATTTCCTACTCAGGGCGCTGTCTCCTTAGCAGCTATTTCACGGGGCGCGATGCGAACCGCGGCGGATGCGCGCAGTCCTGCCGATGGAAATACGCCCTCGTGGAGAAGTCGCGTCCCGGAGAGTACTATCCCATCGCGGAGGATGAGCGCGGCACGTACATCATGAACTCGAAGGATCTCTGCCTCCTGCCGTATCTGGATGAGGTCGTCGCCTCGGGTATCGACAGCCTGAAGATCGAGGGGCGCATGAAGAGCGTCCACTATGTCGCGAGTGTGGTCAAGGCATACCGCATGGCGCTCGATGCTGCGTGTGCGGGTACCCCCTATGAAGTGCGGGCGGAGTGGACGGAGGAGCTTGGAAAGGTCTCGCACCGCGCCTATACGACGGGATTTTTCTTTGGCAAGACAACAGAGGAGGATCAGATCTACGGATCGTCCTCCTATGAGCAGACCTCGGACTTCGTGGGACTGGTGCATTCCTACGATGCAGAGAGCGGGCTTGCGACCGTGGAGCAGCGCAACAACATGAAGCTGGGGCAGGAGATCGAGATCTTTCAGCCGAGAGGAGCATCCTTTCGGCAGGAACTGAGAGAGATGTGGGATGCGGACGGGCAGCCGATCACGGCGGCGCCGCATCCGCAGCAGATCGTCCGCATACGGATGGCGCAGGCAGTCGAGCCAAGCAGTATTCTGCGCCGCGATGTCCAAGTGAAGAAGGAGGAAGTGCGATGAGCGATGTGATTCGCCGCTATGCGTGCGCTGCGGGGCGCGTGCAGGGCGTAGGATTCCGTATGTTCGTCCGCCAGCAGGCTGTGATGAACGACATCACGGGCTGGGTGATGAACATGTCCGACGGTACGGTGACGATGGAGCTGCAAGGAGCGGCATCTGCCGTCGAGGCGGCGTTTGCTGCAATGCGTGCGGGGAATTATTTCATCCGCGTGGAGCGGCTGGACATCGAGGAGCGTGAGCCCGTGGACGGCGAGCGTGACTTTTCCATCAAGTATTAGGAGCTGCTCATGGGTAAAATACTCGTAATGAATGGGCCGAATCTCAATCTGCTCGGCACGCGTGAGCCCGAGATTTATGGTTCTCTAACACTTGCGGATATCCACGAGCGTCTGCGTCAACGTGCCAATGAGGCAGATCTGGATATCGAATTCATGCAGTCGAATCACGAGGGCGTGCTTGTGGATGCAATTCAGCGTGCACGCAGGACGGTGGACTACATCATCCTGAATGCAGGTGCGTTCACGCACTACAGCATTGCCCTCCGCGATGCGATTGCGGCGGTTGAGGTGCCCGTCATCGAGGTACATCTCTCGAACATCCATCAGCGTGAGGAGTTTCGCCACAAATCTGTGATCGCTCCCGTCGTGCTCGGGCAGATTGCAGGGTTTGGTGCGGAGAGCTATATGGCGGCACTTGAGATCATTATCTGCCGCATGGGAGGCGCGCGATGAACATAGAGGCTCGCATAGCGCGTCTGCGCGCGCTGCTTGCGGAGAAGATCGTGGACGCCGTTCTCATCACAAAAGAGGAAAATGTCCACTACTTCAGCGGATTTCATGGGGATTCGACGGTGCTCCTCGTGACGCATGAACGCCTTCTGCTCGTTACGGACAGCCGCTATACGGAGCAGGCGGCGGTAGAGGCGTCCGACTATGAGATTGTGGAGCAGAGGGACGGACTGTATCGAAAGGTCGCGGAGCTTGCGGAAGATGCGGGCGTTGTTGCGCTCGGCTTCGAGGGCAATGCGCTTGTCTACGATACGGTCGTCAAGCTGCGCGAGCTGCTCGGCGAGATTTCTCTCGACACCGCACTGAACCTCGACCCTCTGCGGCAGGTCAAGGATGCGGATGAGATTGCGCTCATCCGCCGCGCGTGCAGGATTGCGGACGAGGGCTTTGCCCACATCATCTCGTACATTCAGCCGGGCATGACGGAGATGGAGGTTGCAGCGGAGCTGGAGCATTTCATGCGGCGCGCGGGCTCGGAGCGCCCTGCCTTTCAGACGATCATCGCCTCGGGCGTGCGCGGGAGTCTGCCGCACGGCACGGCGAGCGACAAGGTCATCGTGCGCGGCGAACTCGTGACGATGGACTTCGGCGCGGTCTGTGGGGGGTACCACTCGGACATCACGCGCACAATCTCGGTCGGGCGCGCGGATGCACGACAGCGCGAGCTCTATGATATTGTTCTCACGGCACAGCAACGCGCATTGGCAGCACTGCACCCCGGCGTGACGGGCATCGAGGTCGACCGTGTGGCGCGCGATTATTTCGCGGAGCACAATCTCAATCAGTATTTCGGGCACGGGCTTGGGCACAGTCTCGGACTTGAGATCCACGAGGAGCCGCGCCTATCGAAGGCGGGGACGACTGTCCTGCGGGAGAATATGCTCATCACGGACGAGCCGGGCGTCTACATCCCGAGCTGGGGCGGCATCCGCATCGAGGACACCGTCCTCATCACGGCGGACGGTGCGGAGCCGCTGACGCACGCGCCAAAAGAATTTATTGAAATCTGCATATAAAAACTGTATAATATGTAGAGATATTGTATTGTATGGAGGAACGAATAATATGATTAACAGCACCGATTTCCGCACCGGCCTCACCATTGAATACGATGGGGGCGTCTGGCAGATTGTCGATTTCCAGCACGTGAAGCCGGGAAAGGGTGCCGCGTTCGTCCGTACGAAGATCAAGAATGTTGAAACCGGCGCCGTGGTTGAGCGCACGTTCAACCCGAACGAGAAGATGCCCGCAGCGCATCTTGAGACGCACACGATGCAGTTCCTCTACGAGGCGGACGGCGTCTACACGTTCATGAACACGGAGACCTATGAGCAGTCCGAGCTCTCGCGTGAGCAGCTCGGCGATGCGCTGAACTACCTCATGGAGAACATGGAGGTTGCAATGCAGCAGTTCAAGGGGCGCATCATCGGCATTCAGTTGCCGAACTCCGTGAGCCTCAAGGTCGTTGAGTGCGAGCCGAGCGTCAAGGGCAACACGGCGACGGGCGCAACGAAGATGGCAAAGGTCGAGACGGGCTACGAGGTGCGCGTGCCGCTCTTCATCAATGAGGGCGATGTGCTCCGCATTGATACGCGTACGGGCAACTACATCGAGCGCGCGTAATATTCCTTTCGAATGGAGGATATGAAAATGGACAACGAGAAGAACGCAGTCAAGAAGGAAACAGGGCTGGGCACGATCCGCGTTGCGGATGAGGTCGTCAGCATCATCGCAGGGCTCGCCACGACGGAGGTCGAGGGCGTTGCGGGCATGAGCGGCGGTATTGCCGGCGGCATTGCGGAGATCCTTGGGCGCAAGAATTTTTCCAAGGGTGTCAAGGTCGAGGTGGGCGAGAAGGAAGCCGCCATCGATCTTTACATCATTGTGAAATATGGCATCCGCATCCCCGAGGTTGCACTTGCAGCGCAGGAGAATGTCAAGCGTGCAATCGAGACAATGACGGGGCTCTCCGTGATCGAGGTCAACGTGCACGTGCAGGGCGTCGGCTTCCCCGAGGAGGAGCCGAAGATTGAGGAAACGCGTGTACGCTGAATGCGGACGTGAGTGAGGGGCTATGCGATGGGAATTATAAATCGTCTGCTGCTCCTGCCCTATGTACTCGTTACGATGGCGCTGTCCGTTGCAGTTGTCGCAGTGGCACTGCGCATCGTGCCGGAGAGCGTATGGCTGAATGAACTGCGCTATGCGCTGTCCCGTCAGGAACTCTTGGCGGTATGCGGCGTCTTCTTCCTCGTCAGCCTCAAGCTGTTCTTTGCGGTCTTTTCGAGAACGTCGACCTCTGCACGGACGCACGGCGAATTCATGGTCGTGGATACGAAGGCAGGGGCAGTTCAGGTCGCTCTGTCTGCCGTACGCGGCATTGTGGAGCGCGTGGCGCTCTCCATGCAGGGCGTTCGGACGGCGACGGCTGTGATCTCTGTGCATGATGCACCGAAGGACGCTGTGGGGACGCCCATGCAGGTGGAGCTCAAGATCACNNNNNNNNNNNNNNNNNNNNNNNNNCACGCTCCCCGATCAGACGAGTCTGAATGCCATCTCCGAAGAGCTGACTGCAAAGGTACGGCAGGAGCTCCACGACGTACTCGGCATTGCGGATGTACCCGTGGCGCTGCGTGTCACGGAGATTGCAAATGCGGGAGCGTCCAAGCGCACTGTTTCTTAGTGGGGGGACGGGATGAAGGAAAATATACTGCTCTTCCTGCAGGATCAGTGGCAGGAGCATCGCGGGCGGACGGCAGGGCTGCTGCTTGGCGCACTGTTCGGCATATCCGTCCTGCTCTTTGGCTTTTGGAGCACGCTGTTCGTGATTCTCTGCGCAGGCGTCGGTATGTATATCGGTCTGCGGACGGAGCGCGAGGGTGGATGGGGCGAACTGTTTGACACGTCCGCACTGAACCGTCTGTTTCGGAGGATGTCATGAGCCGAAGACACGCGCGGGAAGCCGCGCTGCTGACGCTGTTTCAGCTCGAGTTCGGCGCGGATGATGCACCTGCGGACAGCGCAAGCAATCTCGCGATTGACGAGGTCGAGGGGATTACGGAGAAGGATCTGCCCTATGCGCACGCGCTCGTACAGGGGACGCGCGCACATCTTGCGGAGATCGACGCGGAGATCGCGCGTCTGGCGAAGGAGTGGAAGCTCCACCGCATGGCGGTTGTGGATCTGAGTCTCATCCGCATGGCGTACTACGAGATGCGCTATCAGGACGAACGCATTGATCCGCCTGTTGCCATCAACGAGGCGGTCGAACTGGCAAAAAAATACGGCTCGGACGATGCGCGCCGCTATGTAAACGGGATCCTTGCTGCAATGCAAAAATCTCTTTGAGAAATGAATCAAGAAAGAATCCGTTGCGCGAGTATGTCGTGCAATGGTTCTTTTTTTATCGATATGGAAGGGCATTTTATGACCGTTCACTCTGTCAGTGATGTCACGCGCTACATCAAGGGGCTGTTCGAGGGGGAGGCAATCCTCTCGGATATCCTCATACGCGGTGAAGTTTCCAATTTCAAACGCTATCCCTCGGGGCACTGCTATTTTACGCTCAAAGACGCGGGAGCGAGCATGAAATGCGTCATGTTCAACGGCTACGCGCGCAATCTGCGCTTTACGCCGGAGAACGGGATGCAGGTCATTGCGGGCGGCTCTGTGTCCGTCTACGAGCGCGATGGTGCGTATCAGCTCTATGTGAATTCGCTGACGCCCGAGGGCGCAGGTGCTCTTGCGCTTGCCTTCGAGCAGCTGAGGGAAAAGCTGTACGCCGAGGGTCTGTTTGACGAGGCGCATAAGCAGCCGCTGCCGCGCTTTCCAAAGCGGATCGGCATTGTCACATCGTCGGCGGGCGCCGTCCTGCGCGACATCCACAAGGTTGCAAAGCGTCGCTGGCCGAATGTGCAGCTGATCCTGCATCCCGTGCTCGTGCAGGGCACGGAGGCGGCGGGGCAGATTGCAGCGGCGATTCGCTTCTTCAACGAGAAATACCCCGTGGACGTGCTCATCGTCGGGCGCGGCGGCGGCTCGGAAGAGGATCTCTGGGCGTTCAACGAGGAGCCGGTCGTGCGCGCAATCTACGCGTCACGAATCCCCGTGATCTCTGCCGTGGGGCATGAGACGGATACGACGCTCGCGGATTTCGTCAGTGACCGCCGTGCGGCGACGCCGTCACAGGCAGCGGAGTTCGCCGTCCCCGATGCCGCCGAGCTGAACCAGTATGCAGCGGGACTCTTTGCACGCCTCCATGCGGGGCGCAGGCGGGCGACGGAGCAGCAGAGAAACCGTCTGAGGGCACTGACGGAGCGTCCGTGGCGCAGGAATCCGACGCTCCTCCTCGCCTCTGCCGTACAGCGCACGGATCGCGCGACAGAGCGTCTGCACCGTGCGGCAAAGGAGACGCGTACAGATGCACGCCATCGCCTCGAACTCCTGCTGAAGCGTCTGGAACTGCTGAACCCCGTGCAGATTCTCTATCGTGGTTTCAGCACTGTGGAGAAGGACGGGAAAGCGGTGAGCCGCGCGAAGGATTTATCCGTGGGAGATTATTTGAAGATTACATTTGCAGACGGGAAGATATCTGCCGTCGTTGAGGCAAAGGAGAAGCAGCATGGCGCGTAAGAAGGAAATGGCGTTCGAGGACGCGCTCGGCGCATTGGAGCAGATTGTCGCGGAGATTGAGACGGGGGAGCTGCCGCTTGCCGACCTCATGGCGAAGTATTCGGAGGGAATCAAACTGTCCGACTTTTGCATGAAGTCCCTCAAGCGCGCCGAGGAGACGATGGATCTTCTGGTGAAGGAGACGGCGGACGGCGTTTCCGAAGAGAAGCTGGAGATCGGAGGATGAGATGAAGGAACTTTGGAAGGCACGGCAGGCTCTTGTCGAGCGTGCGTTGGAGGCGGAGCTGGCAAAGACCGCCATTCTGGACCCAATTCTGCGGGAGTCGATGGCATACAGCCTCATGGCGGGCGGAAAGCGTCTGCGCCCCGTACTTCTGATGGCGGCAGCGGATGCCGTTGGCGCGGATGGAACGAAGTTCCTGCCTGTTGCGTGTGCACTTGAGATGATCCACACCTATTCGCTCATCCACGACGATCTGCCCGCGATGGACGACGACGATTATCGTCGCGGCAAGCTGACGAACCATATGGTATATGGGGACGGCATAGCCATCCTTGCGGGAGACGCACTGCTGACGCTCGCG
This window encodes:
- the xseB gene encoding exodeoxyribonuclease VII small subunit; translated protein: MARKKEMAFEDALGALEQIVAEIETGELPLADLMAKYSEGIKLSDFCMKSLKRAEETMDLLVKETADGVSEEKLEIGG
- the amaP gene encoding alkaline shock response membrane anchor protein AmaP, coding for MGIINRLLLLPYVLVTMALSVAVVAVALRIVPESVWLNELRYALSRQELLAVCGVFFLVSLKLFFAVFSRTSTSARTHGEFMVVDTKAGAVQVALSAVRGIVERVALSMQGVRTATAVISVHDAPKDAVGTPMQVELKIT
- a CDS encoding peptidase U32 family protein, translated to MKKPELLAPAGTMEKLQMALAYGADAAYLGGTQFGLRAFGGNFTNDEIRAAVQLAHGMGRKVYVTVNVFPHNDDLVSLPDYLRFLAEAGVNAVLVADLGVFMCAREVAPALPVHISTQANNVNWRTVRAWQELGAARVVLARELSREEIREIRRQTDVELELFVHGAMCISYSGRCLLSSYFTGRDANRGGCAQSCRWKYALVEKSRPGEYYPIAEDERGTYIMNSKDLCLLPYLDEVVASGIDSLKIEGRMKSVHYVASVVKAYRMALDAACAGTPYEVRAEWTEELGKVSHRAYTTGFFFGKTTEEDQIYGSSSYEQTSDFVGLVHSYDAESGLATVEQRNNMKLGQEIEIFQPRGASFRQELREMWDADGQPITAAPHPQQIVRIRMAQAVEPSSILRRDVQVKKEEVR
- a CDS encoding M24 family metallopeptidase, whose translation is MNIEARIARLRALLAEKIVDAVLITKEENVHYFSGFHGDSTVLLVTHERLLLVTDSRYTEQAAVEASDYEIVEQRDGLYRKVAELAEDAGVVALGFEGNALVYDTVVKLRELLGEISLDTALNLDPLRQVKDADEIALIRRACRIADEGFAHIISYIQPGMTEMEVAAELEHFMRRAGSERPAFQTIIASGVRGSLPHGTASDKVIVRGELVTMDFGAVCGGYHSDITRTISVGRADARQRELYDIVLTAQQRALAALHPGVTGIEVDRVARDYFAEHNLNQYFGHGLGHSLGLEIHEEPRLSKAGTTVLRENMLITDEPGVYIPSWGGIRIEDTVLITADGAEPLTHAPKEFIEICI
- a CDS encoding acylphosphatase — its product is MSDVIRRYACAAGRVQGVGFRMFVRQQAVMNDITGWVMNMSDGTVTMELQGAASAVEAAFAAMRAGNYFIRVERLDIEEREPVDGERDFSIKY
- a CDS encoding DUF2273 domain-containing protein, with protein sequence MKENILLFLQDQWQEHRGRTAGLLLGALFGISVLLFGFWSTLFVILCAGVGMYIGLRTEREGGWGELFDTSALNRLFRRMS
- the efp gene encoding elongation factor P, encoding MINSTDFRTGLTIEYDGGVWQIVDFQHVKPGKGAAFVRTKIKNVETGAVVERTFNPNEKMPAAHLETHTMQFLYEADGVYTFMNTETYEQSELSREQLGDALNYLMENMEVAMQQFKGRIIGIQLPNSVSLKVVECEPSVKGNTATGATKMAKVETGYEVRVPLFINEGDVLRIDTRTGNYIERA
- the xseA gene encoding exodeoxyribonuclease VII large subunit; the protein is MTVHSVSDVTRYIKGLFEGEAILSDILIRGEVSNFKRYPSGHCYFTLKDAGASMKCVMFNGYARNLRFTPENGMQVIAGGSVSVYERDGAYQLYVNSLTPEGAGALALAFEQLREKLYAEGLFDEAHKQPLPRFPKRIGIVTSSAGAVLRDIHKVAKRRWPNVQLILHPVLVQGTEAAGQIAAAIRFFNEKYPVDVLIVGRGGGSEEDLWAFNEEPVVRAIYASRIPVISAVGHETDTTLADFVSDRRAATPSQAAEFAVPDAAELNQYAAGLFARLHAGRRRATEQQRNRLRALTERPWRRNPTLLLASAVQRTDRATERLHRAAKETRTDARHRLELLLKRLELLNPVQILYRGFSTVEKDGKAVSRAKDLSVGDYLKITFADGKISAVVEAKEKQHGA
- a CDS encoding Asp23/Gls24 family envelope stress response protein is translated as MEDMKMDNEKNAVKKETGLGTIRVADEVVSIIAGLATTEVEGVAGMSGGIAGGIAEILGRKNFSKGVKVEVGEKEAAIDLYIIVKYGIRIPEVALAAQENVKRAIETMTGLSVIEVNVHVQGVGFPEEEPKIEETRVR
- the aroQ gene encoding type II 3-dehydroquinate dehydratase, producing MGKILVMNGPNLNLLGTREPEIYGSLTLADIHERLRQRANEADLDIEFMQSNHEGVLVDAIQRARRTVDYIILNAGAFTHYSIALRDAIAAVEVPVIEVHLSNIHQREEFRHKSVIAPVVLGQIAGFGAESYMAALEIIICRMGGAR
- the nusB gene encoding transcription antitermination factor NusB — translated: MSRRHAREAALLTLFQLEFGADDAPADSASNLAIDEVEGITEKDLPYAHALVQGTRAHLAEIDAEIARLAKEWKLHRMAVVDLSLIRMAYYEMRYQDERIDPPVAINEAVELAKKYGSDDARRYVNGILAAMQKSL